From Camelina sativa cultivar DH55 chromosome 5, Cs, whole genome shotgun sequence:
CTGTTGACCGGAAGTGCCTTCTTCTTGCCTTTTCCAGTTTTCGGAACCTAAACAAAAACGAGGTTCAATTGAGAGGCACGCACACAagtttgtttcaaaaaatagaCAAAAGTGATTTCAAGAGAGAATTTGTTTACCTCAGTCCACATCTCTCGGACATTTTCAAGAACCATGTTGCAATGTCTGTCAAATGCCCTCACTCGCCCAAGAAGTTTCCTGTTGTTACGGCAATTGATCAACACCTGAACATAAACTCGAGCTCGTTAAGAAGCTCCCATTTCAACCACTCCTCATACACATTTATTGTCTAACATCTGGCTTATAAACAAGGTGTTGTTACTAAAAGAAGTTCAAAAACATCTAACCACTTAGTACAACACTATCTATACATGTGTCTAATGAAGCAGAAGCTCTCAATACCCCTCTCCTCCTAGAGAtctctaatataataatatacctGAGTGTTGTTCTTCACGCTCATCATAAGAACAGAGAGTGGCCCAGTGTTGAACTCCTCTTCCTCGGTCTTGCCCTGCTAAGTAATCAAGCATTATGACTAGGAGTAACATACATATGAGGAGATAATACAACAAACCCTAAGAGTACCACCAGGTAAGACGATGTAAATTATAACAGTAACAAATCGAAATAAgagatgaaaacaaacaaacaaacaaacaattctCTACACTAAACACCAACTAAATCGCTGAGCGGAACAAAAATAAACTCAATCTATAGTGACACGGGTTTAGCAAGAACTCAAGCACTAACGAGTAAGGCGATTGCGGGAATAGGGAAACAGTAGatgaatttagggtttatgacaGCGAGCCGAAGCTTATTGATAATCGATAAAAAGCAGTATCGAGAAGAAAGCTTACATTGGTATCCTCCTCCATTGGCTTACTGCGACGAATCAAGAGAAAACGCAGTGTCAAATTCAGTtccattaaaaagaaaagaaaaaaaacggaGACGATGCTTAGAACCAGCGAGACAGAGAGAAAGATACCTCATATTGTTTTACCGCGACTTCTTCTCGACCAAAACCACACTAGGAGGGAGATcgaagaaattagggtttttgcttTCACCTGCTTAGAATCTCGCTTTCGTTTCCcacagatctctctctctcaatcagGAAGAAGAACTCGAAACTCGAAACTACTTGTCGGGCCGGCGGTACAATATTATTAAGTTAGAGGCCTTTTCATCTTGTTGGGCCTTTTCTATTTATGggctttttatattattataagcTTTTTCACCAAGGAAAtaccaaaacacacacacaaatgtTTTTATTGCAAACCTTTTAATGTATGTGATAGTGATAGACATAATAAACCATCGTACGAAATGATCATAtctcactcttttcttttacacaaatttcttgttttttattccTTGCTAATTTTAACCAGACGGGCACGGCGGTTCAAACCACAAAGGAGATTCAAGTAGGGACGTTTAAGCCTCCATCGAGTGTTGTTACTAACTCCTTTAACCGGAACCCTCTGGATGCTCGTAGTCGTGGTGGTAGTCACTCGTATAGGAGTGACAGTGAGAGAGTCTGGGTCAGCGGTTCGAAGATCGAGCCATGTGATGATGTCAGCAAAAACGAGGTCAACGTTACAGTCAGGCTCACCTGACGTGAGAGCGTGCCACATCCCTGGATACAACTTGAGTGTCTTGTCCCTTGTGCTAGCTTTCTCGTACAATGCTTTGCTTATCTCTGGATCCGTCACTGTATCTGCTTCTCCGTGTAATACAAAGAAAGGCATCGTTATCTGCAAAAGTCCAATCACATCTTGTCTTGATTAATAATCATGGGATCAAGAATTTAGATATGTAATGAAGAGATCGACATGAACCTCGTGGAGAGTGTCTTCCAGGTTCATGCTTGTCCTGAGCATCTCAAGTGCTGTTTTAAGCCTCGGCTTTTCTTGATATATCAGCTTGTTGTTCCTTACCTGCATTTTTCACACACACCAAACTATGTATAGAACAAACAACTGATTTTTAGATGGTTACAGCTCcacatatatactataatacAACAGACCTCTTCTCGCTTGACCAGGTCCTTGAAAGCAGCGTCGATCACGTTTTTTGTTGGAACTATTTTCCATTTCGGTATGATTTCTTCAACTCTAGTTAACACACTAATCACCACCGGGTGTGGCTTCACCTTTTCGGATATCTGCATATTCATACATAAACAATTATACATCTccctttcaatatttttctctCCCTGAGACTCTTTACAATCTAACAAAGTTGCGGGTTTTTATTACCTTACACATTGGAGCAACAAGAATGGCGCCGTTCCAAAACGAAGGATCTTTTTTGTGAAGCAATAGGGTGACTGCACCTCCCATGGATTCTCCATACAAGAATCTGCCTTTCTCCATGTACTCCTCTTGCGCTGACGCATATAGAGTGTAAACAGTCATAACTTGGGGTTGATAGATAAAATCTCTTCTTCTAGTCTTATAGTTATGTGTATACAGTGTGTGAATGTTTATACCACAAATAGAGGTGTAGTAGTCGTAGCAATCATTGACAACGTTCTCAAACTTCTTGATGTAGCAGCGAGATCCCATGGACCTGCCATGACCTTCATAGTCCAAACCGAAAACAGCGTATCCGGCTGAAGCCAGTCTGATTCCGCattctagaaacaaaaaaacatgtactATTCATTTTAGTTTGAGATCAGACCTCAGCTGATAGAATAAATTTTCTCAACCACCAAGCCATTCATTAGACAGAAGGTAATTTAATTTGATAGAGATGAATTTACACACACGCTTACCGAGGAGAGACCCCCCactaaaaaaagatataaattcaaattaaattgtCTACGGTCCCTCtccaaccaaaccaaccaaccaaTCTAAAAAAGTAAGACTTGTTGACCTACCCGGTCCTAACACTCTACATGTCTTTGCAGTTCAAGAGGCATTTAAGAAGTATTACTATACAGACATAAATGTTGAATAGTTCTAAGGTCCACACTGAATTTAAGATGAAGATTTATCATGATCTGCTACTAATCAATACACTCCATATGTCTATAATATACCATCAAATgtaaataatagtaaaatatatttgcagtgataaacaaatgattttattttttttcatcaaatccCAAACATAAATTGAAGATTTGCAACAGTTTATACACACGTCATTTGCGTAACCTCTCTCAGAGAACTAATAGAAGCTTGCTAAGAAAATGGAGACTGGTTTGATGTGATTAAGCGTGTACGTATGCGTGTGTATCAGACATAATAATattggaaggaagaagaagggaaataaATACCTTTCATGAAGTCGCTACACTCCATACCGTAACCtgcacaaaaacaacaaaaaaaaagatcccaCGGGATTAAATGAAAAATCTGTAATGAAAGGTGGCTCGAATAAGTAGGAAAtacttgaaaaaatatataccatGGCAGAGGAAAACGAGAGCtttgggagaagaagatgaagggatCCATCTACAAGCGAACAACTCAACACCTCTCGCATTTCTTATGTATTCCTGTCTCATCcaacagaattatacatatatattgcaTTCATGTATCTATCACGCTCTCATGTTGTTAAACTACTACTACTGAGAGTGAATCTGTGAGGAAccgagaaaaagaaagagagagaacctcGTGGTAATGGAATTCTGACGACTTCACGTTTCTCTGCGATTGACATGACTGGAGCGAcattgagatttgagagagagagagagacaacgAAGGTTGGGGGATTTTGAGGGCGGTGTCACCAATTTATAAAGAGATCCGAGAGTGacactattttttcttctttaattgaatgaaaaaaaaaaaaagctaaaaaaacgTTTACtcattatttgtttaattgaCGTCACTGTGAGCGTATGAGTTAGAGACCCATCATCAATTTGGCGAGACAAATCGACAAATGATGTATGTAACCTACTCTCATAAAGTCAATAtaaagcctctctctctctctatctatatattttgGCAAATCCCTTTAATAAATAAGAGATGATGATACTACTTCATATAATCGACAAAAGTCAACACNTGGACAAAAGTCAACAAAACAACACCATTTTTCATACATACGGAGAAAACAAATCTAGAAgagttgcacaaaaaaaaaggagaaaagaagatCATTTCACGTACGTATGATCCCAACGTTTGGTGACACCACTACGAAACGCGCATTGCAAAACGCTAATCCTCTCTTGGAGGATTGTTTCCTTTCCACCCTCTATCACTTCCTCTTCCGCATCCATTATTAATTCCAACTGGTCCAGAAACTTCAACTTGCTCTGCACTTTCTTCAGctgaatttatattttatacaataagCAAAATATCCCGGGTCAAGACACAAACAGAGTGGACTAGacaaaatgttttaatgttGAAACCCAAAAAGAGTGCAGGAGACACCAAGGTTTTTAGTGTCGAAACCAACCTGTTGGTCTATTACAGTCGCAGCTAAATCTtccatttctctttcttcttgatcAGCCAGTATTTTCGCCTGAGCAGCTGCAGCTCCTAGAGCTGTTGCCACAGACGCTCTTATCCTTAGAGCTACAGGTAGACCCTGAGGCTCGTCTGCAAATATAACCAAGATAACAAATCTTAAAGTCATCTTGAGCTCTCATTCTACACCAGGGATGTACATTGTATCACAACACAAGTtacctttctcttctttctgttCCTCCATATCCGTATCTTTGTCTCCATCGGCTCTGTGAGCAAAGTTTTGAAATTAGCCTCCACAACGACATGAG
This genomic window contains:
- the LOC104784534 gene encoding small nuclear ribonucleoprotein Sm D2-like isoform X2; this encodes MSKPMEEDTNGKTEEEEFNTGPLSVLMMSVKNNTQVLINCRNNRKLLGRVRAFDRHCNMVLENVREMWTEVPKTGKGKKKALPVNRDRFISKMFLRGDSVIIVLRNPK
- the LOC104784534 gene encoding small nuclear ribonucleoprotein Sm D2-like isoform X1, giving the protein MSKPMEEDTNQGKTEEEEFNTGPLSVLMMSVKNNTQVLINCRNNRKLLGRVRAFDRHCNMVLENVREMWTEVPKTGKGKKKALPVNRDRFISKMFLRGDSVIIVLRNPK
- the LOC104784535 gene encoding caffeoylshikimate esterase-like, which produces MSLQSCQSQRNVKSSEFHYHEEYIRNARGVELFACRWIPSSSSPKALVFLCHGYGMECSDFMKECGIRLASAGYAVFGLDYEGHGRSMGSRCYIKKFENVVNDCYDYYTSICAQEEYMEKGRFLYGESMGGAVTLLLHKKDPSFWNGAILVAPMCKISEKVKPHPVVISVLTRVEEIIPKWKIVPTKNVIDAAFKDLVKREEVRNNKLIYQEKPRLKTALEMLRTSMNLEDTLHEITMPFFVLHGEADTVTDPEISKALYEKASTRDKTLKLYPGMWHALTSGEPDCNVDLVFADIITWLDLRTADPDSLTVTPIRVTTTTTTSIQRVPVKGVSNNTRWRLKRPYLNLLCGLNRRARLVKISKE